aacacagaagaagatacagtccctgtcccaaagagcacaCAATCTAAACAATAATTTCATTAAATTGCTCAAGAGACTCATCTAACCACAACTAAAAGGAATAATTAAAAACTACCCTTAATAGCAGAGAAAGTCTTTCAAGGCTAATCAGGAATATAAGTGCTGTGATTTGAAAAACCACACGTGAGCTTGAAATAATTGCTTCTTTACGCAAGACAATGTCTAAACATTTACGTTGCCAATTCAGGTCAATGGGAAGACCCCCAAAGAAAGCTGGATTAAGACCTTATTGCACACTCATCACCATGGCAGCTGCACAACTTTAAAGCACCTTTAAAAGTCGCATGTTGGTTATTGTATTCTGTTCTCTAATGAGCCTTCTCCATCCAGTCTAGGAGAATATCCAGCTCCCCAAGGGATTTCATTGCTGCAGAAGCAATGTTCAGCTGGAAGCAGATTGAAAGAAATATTCTGTAAATAATTACGGCAATATGAAATGAGCAAAAAGGAATCCAAGTCTTTGCATTAGCAAATAAAGTCTGATTAATTTACCTGTCCATAATTGGTGAGAATTTGTTTATATTTCTCTATTGCTTCCTCTCCACAATTGCATGCATTTTGTTCATTCtagaaaaatgagagagaatccATGAGGCTTTTCTCCTTTAACAAGCTGTGGCTTTCTGATTAATATGGAGACTCTTTCAGAGGCTAGCTCTTGCTAAACTGTGCAAAATACAGCATTCCCTTAAATCAGACTGCCTCATCTACAGATGAAATTCACTCCCGTAACTAGCGCAAGTTCAAGATCCCAATTAAATACTATTTTGCAGATTCAAGTAGGAGCTATGTGGTGCAAGGGTAAATCTCAAAGATTCCCAGTGATCAGAACATGTGAACAATTCTTTTCATGGGGTTTTGATGCTTCTGTTCTTTGTTGAAGCCCCTAACTCTCTTTTAAGCCAATTTTTTGGAACCTCAGGAAATGTTCTGGCTGATTTATTTAAATCTATGCCAAGTTTGTTCATATCCCTCATGTTCACGGATTTAACATACATTTTAGAGATAACTGGGATTTATTGAAACCTGACATACACATTGTCTGAATTTCTTCTTGATGCTGAGGAAAGAATTGGCTATGCTGCTGATTTTCCGGTTGACATGAGAATCCTCAGTCTCACAGTGTTTGAAGACCTTGTCCACATAGAATCTTAAAAGGTGATGGATGATGCAACATCTATCTGCAGACTTAAGAAAAATagtatcttttctttttaaatgctttacacagtgctataaaaaatTATAATCAGCAAGCACTTCACCcatcactaaaatgcagccatctTTGGTGCTAAACATGGCAGTTGAatggataatttttttaaaaattctgtttgatACATTTTGCTACAATGTTTACAATAGATTTgggatagattttcaaaagaactcagctccCAAGAGGACTGTCCTAGGGTATCCCCTGCCGGGAGCGGCTCTCCTGTGGCAGGCCACGGCATGTCAGTcatgtctgcctcagtttctccattcagCGTCCCCAGTAACTCTATGCAAGCTTTCTTGACACAAATGTACCCTCCTTGGGGCTGGTTTATAATGAGACATTGGGAAAACCGTCCCAAACACAAGTCCCAAACACATGTAGTTCATTTCTCACCCCAGTGCCAACAGTCATTAAGATCACCCGACATCTTGTCTCATGATGCCCCACATATCACACGCCAGCACCTTTGACCATGCCCAGACTCTCCAGAAGTCCTCCTCTGTCCTTGTACCAGGACAGCCACCCCAACCCTTCCTACTGGAGTGTTACTTCTACTCTTCCCAGTGGGAgcccccacagcctctctgctgggagattGTCTTTACCAGGGGAACATCCCTCACTCCCCTTGGCCCCTTCATGGCTCTTCTGGGCCCAGCTCTCTGATCCTGGAGACATCAGCGGGTAAgttcctccactgctcccctgccTTCTTTCCTTGGCTGTGGTTCAGAGTCAGCAGGtaactccctctgctgctcctcctgccttcagccttctccaGTCCTGCCTTTCTGGCTTAGGGACACCAATCTGCAAACGCCTCTTGCTGTTTCCTGCCTTCCGCTTTCTCCCAGCTCCTAAGCATACAGTGTCTGTGGCAGACCTCACCTGCCCCCTGACTCCCACTCAGGCAGCTCTGATTCAGCAGGTCTCTCCTACTTATTGGGTCTCCCTGTCTCTGGTTTGCCCGAGTCTTTTATAGCCCCCAGGTGCTGCCTTGCCCTCCTAATTGGCCAATGAAATCACCTGTCCTGGCACAGGGGAACTGGACTGACCTCATTCATGGGGGATGGTGTGGTGGGGACATAGCCACCGTGACAAGGACCCATCAAGGCACCTAAACAAGTTGCCTGACTTTCAAAAGGGAACAATAAGAGTTGTTGGGTGCTGAGGACTTTTGAAAATACATCCCTTCATTGCTGCAATGTGCCTGGAGCTTGGGAAACACATAAACTTTAAAATCTCCCAGCAAGTGACGAATACACATGAAGAGTACGACTGAAATTGGTAAGGAAATGTAGGTGTGAAGAAGGTTATTACTCAAGCTGGAAAGTTACCAGGATTTTCATCCATACCGATTAGGAAAAGTTCTACAGGATGTTAATATCAACAAGCAGCCAAGAACTTGGCTACATGTCTCTTCCAAAAGATGATACCTCCAGCTGTACACCACCTTCTAACACGCCTGAGGCCACCTACTAAATTATCAGCACCAACACCTTCCTGAAGCACCTCTGAGTTCCTGAGTAGTCTCCCATCCCAAAGGCTGATCTAGCCTGAGgctccttcccttgtgggagctgAAGAGAATCACACCCAAAGGGATACAACTACAGTAACATACGGAGCAAAATGGTTTTGTCCCCTGTTCATTATCAAATACTATCAACATGAAATCTTGTTTTCAAAAGATCTGGCTACAGAAGCAGGGAGTCATCTATTTCAATTCATGTAATCAGCCCATATTAGTCCACTTCGCTATGTATATGTATTATACTACAGCTGCGTGGGAACCAGAATTTCTGCTTCAAGGCAAATTCTgcagttttgaaatttgttttcattctgagaACAAAATGTTCAATGTCTAAATTTCttgtgaaacaaaattaaaaaaactgtttcaggtcaatcaaaatgtttcgcttggataaaatcaaaatgtttcatttcaatttcagcttttctgttttaaaatattttagaacgTAAAATAAcataaattttgaaataaaaatatgttctgaaacaaacaaacaaaaatcaaacaattcTGTTCCAAAAAGGtcactttgttttgatttttctttttctaaataaaattttgttgaaatctaCACATTCCCATGGGAAAATGTCTGAGTTGACAGAACGCTGTTTTCTGATGGAAAGCTGTTCCATTGGAACCTTTCAGTCAGCGCTAATTCACACCTTTGTGGAATTTTACAGTCAGCCTTGAGTAACTGCCCACTTAAAAGTATCTGTAAAGGATCAATTCATCAaagaaaagttgtacagagaggCAATAATGATACCTACATTGAAATTGTGCAGAGAGTACGGGTATGACAAAATGCTTATGGTTCGGATGGCATCTTTGGCTTGctaaacagaaagagaaaaatacaaTGATGTTAATGCATATCAGTCACCAGGATGTTTAGACAGCTAATGCATACAGCGTATAAAAAGAGCTTTTCTTCTTAAAAACTGAAAGTGAATTACATGTTGGTGAAAGCTCCCAGACTGATGATCTCTGGAGAGTGAAATCTGCTTGAAAAACAGGTTCAGCATGCAGGCTTCCCCCTAACTGCCTCATCAACACATCTGTCCCTGACTTGGAGGGACCGTCGGGAGAGGAAGAGATCAGCCTCCCAGGCTCGTTCTGTGCTTGGTCACTTTGTGTTGTGtggctgcttttgttttttaagctcAAAAGGAACGGAACTGAGAACCACCAAAACTCATTTCACAAATAGGTCATTTAAGAGATATCAGATGGGGACAGctttgggggcctgattctccattcccTTGCACCTCGTGTtggcatttacaccagtgtaaagtggATGTAAAGTGCTCACACAGCTGAACGGAAGCATTagacacccactttgcactcacACAGTGaggtaaatgactgcacaaggtgtgGAACAAggaagaatctggccctgggtcacTACTAAACCTCCATATCGCAATCTCCTGAGCCCCCCAGTCCACAGATAACTGACTTTAAAGAGATATTGGTTGGTCAAACCATGACGGTACAGGCCTTTCTACAGCTACAGCGCACGGGGCAGTACTTACAATGGTTGCTTTGATCGCTCGGAAGCTGGCTCTAATTTCGTTAACATTCATTGAAATTGTGCAAGGTCCAAATTGCAAGATTTTGTTCCCAGTTGTTGGTGTCAGATACAACCAACACGTAGAAAGGAGGCAGAAGAAAAGGCAGGAGATCTTCATACTGCTGCAGAATTAGAAAGCTCTGACTGGCTGGATAGCTGATCAATGGGgagaaaatatttcttcattATCCTTCAtctacacaatttaaaaaatacactcTCCAACTCTTAGGGTTTTGTACTAGGGTGAactcctgcccccctcaccccccaagtcaacagcaaaactcccctgGGCATCTATGGGACAGGAttgcagccctgatcccccttcagCATAATATCTGAACAGGAGCATACTTAGGagtggtttttaattttaaaatctacCCCCTAAAAACAATTAGGCAAGCCACTAGTCCTTCTGAAGGCATGTTCACATGAACACTTCCAGTTTTCACATTTTTCAATACTTATGTGAAAAAAGTATATTTGGTGGACAGGAAAGGAAATACAAGTGTATATTAGATAGATACGAGTTACATATTTATCATACATCATGAGTGCATATATATGCATAATATATATAGTATATTACATATAGCACAGATGTGAATACTTATAAATGctattatatatgtgtgtgtgtgtgtgtgtgtgtgtgtatatatatatgctttatatacacacatacatacacacacactgtattatctagagagctggttaaaaatgtttaaaacaatcattttttttcagtgaaaaatggcttttcaaaggcAATGcccatttttgtggaaaaaaaaatttcctataatttttaaaaatactttgattaaatgaaagtaaattaaaatgttcatttcatttatttcaaagtagaaaatgtttgtttggttGCAGTtcttggggtttggttttgttttatttgttcatttgtgtttccttccttttcttctgttttccccccatttctttctttttcccctgagaggggagagaaggaaaaccaaaactgaattaaaacaaattttgatttGAAATTTACCAAAACAAAAACTTTCCTTTTGATTTGTTCAgtccaaaaattgaaaaaatccATAATTTATTtggaatgaaacaaaaaaatgtcttctcaaacaaaatttttcatggaaaaatgcACGTAGCTCTAATTACATATTCCAAACTGTTTTGAACTAAAAAGCAGCTGGATTGGAGGCAATTGCCAGAAAAATTTCCCCAGACTGATAGTCGTGCTGAAACCAAGAATGGATAGTTGCATCcagaagagatttttttccctccgaAAATTAGGAGCAACTGAAAGTATTGGGGGTTATCACAAAAATAGTTCTGATACCTTAACTATAGTTTTGATACCACTGAAAATTAGCTTGTTTATGAACAAAATCTGATAGATATCTAggcatgtgtatgtatataaacatGGATATATACATATACCTATGCAGAGTGTgtgaatataaatatattaattgTAGACAGGTACAACCGATGGTTTGGCTGCATAGATATACAAATATATTGGTGCCTTACCTTATTCTATGATACGTATTCGCTTCCTTCTTGATGTGCTGTCTCACCTGGTGAGTACTGATCATTTTTATGCGGGAGTAGGGAGGAAACACCTCTGGATCAACTTTTGGGATTCTTCCCACTTTTCTCATTACTTGATTTCCCTTCCTAATTTTATTACTTAATTGGCTAATAAAAGGGGCCAAGTTTCTCTCCCACGGGTGTTATTCCTGCACATGGGAGTGGAGAGTTTTGGAGTTTCCtttgtgggggagaggcagggctttGCACAAGTGTTACATCAATTAACCTGCAGATTGTACAGGATCTGATGGAGACCGGGGGCTGACAGCACCCatctctttccccttcctctggcTTCCTCCTGTCTTGGAGGAATAGTGCTGCCAGGGGCTTTCTGGAAAAAGGCTTCCCCTGGACTCCTTTAGGGGAcaaggagtttgtgtgtgggatGGAGCTTCACAGCAGAGATCTGAAGCAGAGCTGAAACTGCTGAAGGCTGGAGCTTCTGGTGTTGTGGCGAGATTGCTGCTCCCAGCAACTGTTCATTTTGCTGTGTAGGTCACGGTGGTCATGGCATGCACGGGGGGCTTCACTCACTGCTATAAGGGATCCCTTGCCCTCAGATTTGCAGGCCAAATGGACAGATAACGGGATGCCTGACAGCAGCTTCCTTGCCTCACTCAGGGTATGTTGACACTGAAGATGGAGGCATCATTTCCAACCAGGGTACCTAGAGCTGCACTAGTTCTGATCAAGCTTGTGTGCTAAAAATaggagtaaaaagaacaggaggactttgtggcaccttagagactaaccaatttatttgaccgtaagctttcacgagctacgGCTCACTTGTGTGGCTGCAGCTGCACAGGTGACGGGAGGGACGAGCTGTCCCCGAGGTATGTACGTAGGGTCTCGGACTGGATTGTGCTCAGGACGGCTAACCCATCCCACCACCTGTGCAGCCAcagctaccctgctatttttagtgcactagctcactcAGAGCCAGCACGGGTACCTCTACTCAAGCTGGAAACGACCGCtccagctccagcatggacaTACCCCTAGGATCCATTTGCATTTCGTTATCACCCAGCGAGGTGAAATTTCCAGATCCGCAGTgaggccagaattttcagaagaactcagctcccatttaCACACCAGAATAAGTGGACCGATTTTTGGGCAAGCCAGCCCGCTCTGCACAACCCAAAGTTACCCACATATGTGTCATTATTCCTgggtcgtttttttttttttatttttttaactagaaTCAGAATTAGAGTTCTGGTCACATCAGCCAAGGGAAAATCCACCCACTTCTTCAAAAAGCTCCCAAT
The sequence above is a segment of the Eretmochelys imbricata isolate rEreImb1 chromosome 21, rEreImb1.hap1, whole genome shotgun sequence genome. Coding sequences within it:
- the LOC144278298 gene encoding interleukin-20-like produces the protein MSGDLNDCWHWDRCCIIHHLLRFYVDKVFKHCETEDSHVNRKISSIANSFLSIKKKFRQCNEQNACNCGEEAIEKYKQILTNYGQLNIASAAMKSLGELDILLDWMEKAH